One window of the Candidatus Tanganyikabacteria bacterium genome contains the following:
- a CDS encoding HAMP domain-containing histidine kinase yields the protein MEHTLTSLLKNPLPRVKTRTLVLAQVSLTALFIVLLAAASAFDAYQMSRSEDAEYTLGRKAIQVSHDLRKALQHELGAAAVHVRAPDASSRRELANSGAEYLRAYRAAAEAGIPGQEAALRQLAAAHDRHFPEILAAPPDRVHVSMIAARRALDEPLNALTRSTLVHIDSLHASVNRQEREILIRLGVLVSLAVLMVAGLAIILVTRVTAPLGRLEACAEALAQGDLSVRVPVPQDDEFGRVATSFNRMAEDIEQTVTRLRESNEALQRANEVKGQFLSMVSHELRTPLATIVGYAEFLEDGLAGHLTAPQAEFLAEIQSGSQRLALLVDDLLDVARIEAGNFRMEIRAADLVERISDALRSVLPQAQAKRVALSCTLPAEELVLPMDPARIDQVLLNLVGNAIKFTPPDGRVSIEMGRNNGTVEVAIEDSGIGIAPEHLPRLFDKFYQVDPSNTRVTGGTGLGLYLVKTIVERHGGRVDVASQPGRGSRFAFTLPLAASAPT from the coding sequence TTGGAGCACACGCTTACCTCGCTGCTGAAGAATCCGCTGCCTCGCGTCAAGACGCGCACGCTGGTCCTTGCGCAGGTCAGTCTGACCGCGCTCTTCATCGTGCTGCTGGCCGCGGCGAGCGCGTTCGACGCCTACCAGATGAGCCGTAGCGAGGATGCCGAGTACACGCTAGGCCGGAAGGCCATTCAGGTCTCGCACGACCTCCGGAAGGCGCTGCAGCACGAACTCGGCGCGGCCGCCGTCCATGTTCGCGCGCCGGATGCATCGAGCCGGCGCGAGCTTGCCAATAGCGGGGCGGAATACCTGCGGGCGTATCGGGCCGCGGCGGAGGCGGGTATACCGGGCCAGGAAGCCGCGCTCCGGCAGCTGGCGGCCGCCCACGACCGACATTTCCCGGAGATCCTCGCCGCTCCGCCGGATCGCGTTCACGTGTCGATGATCGCGGCTCGCCGCGCCCTCGACGAACCCCTGAATGCCCTGACTCGCAGCACCCTCGTTCACATCGACTCCTTGCATGCGAGCGTCAACCGGCAGGAGCGCGAGATCCTCATCCGCCTGGGCGTCCTCGTTTCGCTGGCCGTCCTGATGGTCGCCGGCCTCGCGATCATCCTGGTCACGCGCGTGACCGCCCCGCTCGGCCGGCTCGAGGCCTGCGCCGAAGCGCTGGCGCAGGGCGATCTCTCGGTGAGGGTGCCGGTGCCCCAGGACGACGAGTTCGGCCGTGTCGCCACATCGTTCAACCGCATGGCCGAGGACATCGAGCAGACCGTGACGCGACTGCGGGAAAGCAACGAAGCGCTCCAGCGGGCCAACGAAGTCAAGGGCCAGTTCCTTTCGATGGTCTCGCATGAACTTCGCACGCCACTGGCCACCATCGTCGGCTATGCGGAGTTCCTGGAAGACGGTCTCGCCGGACACCTGACCGCCCCGCAAGCAGAGTTCCTCGCCGAGATCCAGTCGGGCAGCCAGCGCCTGGCTCTCCTGGTCGACGATCTGCTCGATGTGGCCCGCATCGAGGCGGGCAACTTCAGGATGGAGATTCGCGCCGCCGATCTCGTCGAAAGGATCTCCGATGCCCTGCGGAGCGTTCTCCCGCAAGCGCAGGCCAAGCGGGTAGCCCTGTCCTGCACGCTGCCTGCCGAGGAACTCGTGCTGCCGATGGATCCGGCGCGCATCGACCAGGTCCTGCTCAACCTGGTCGGCAACGCGATCAAGTTCACGCCGCCCGACGGGCGCGTGAGCATCGAGATGGGGCGCAACAACGGCACGGTCGAAGTCGCCATCGAGGACTCCGGAATCGGCATCGCGCCCGAGCACCTCCCGCGGCTTTTCGACAAGTTCTATCAGGTGGACCCAAGCAATACACGCGTCACCGGCGGCACGGGGCTCGGCCTTTACCTCGTCAAGACCATCGTGGAACGCCACGGGGGGCGCGTCGACGTCGCGAGCCAGCCCGGCAGGGGGAGCCGTTTCGCGTTCACCCTGCCGCTCGCCGCGTCCGCCCCGACGTAG
- a CDS encoding tyrosine recombinase, whose protein sequence is MNALAAFTLHLEVERDFSPHTIAAYRRDVSHFLEFLEGDPPETADHARLRRYVQHLARAGLSAASRQRKLAAVRAFYRYLARERLVAKDPTRGLVAPKQARRLPKFLDPPEVAALLNVPGTASPQGLRDRALLYMLYATGLRVAEAVALTAAAAATLETDAAGLAELIVSGKGRKQRGVLLDPPALAALGDYLDRGRPALAARSAEPCGALFLNPSGGPLTARAIQQLVVRCARAAGIDKPVTPHVLRHSFATHLLEGGADLRAVQELLGHSSLSTTQIYTHVTSDRLKRVYRAAHPRP, encoded by the coding sequence GTGAACGCGCTAGCCGCCTTCACCTTGCACCTGGAGGTCGAGCGCGACTTCTCGCCCCACACCATCGCCGCCTACCGGCGGGACGTGTCGCATTTCCTGGAGTTCCTGGAAGGCGATCCCCCAGAAACGGCCGACCATGCCCGCCTGCGCCGCTACGTCCAGCACCTGGCTCGGGCCGGCCTGTCCGCCGCGTCGCGGCAGCGCAAGCTCGCCGCCGTCCGGGCGTTCTACCGCTACCTGGCGCGCGAGCGGCTGGTGGCCAAGGATCCCACCAGGGGCCTGGTCGCGCCCAAGCAGGCGCGGCGGCTGCCCAAGTTCCTGGATCCGCCCGAAGTCGCGGCCCTGCTCAATGTCCCGGGAACCGCGAGCCCGCAGGGCCTCCGCGACCGCGCGCTGCTCTACATGCTCTACGCGACGGGCCTGCGGGTTGCCGAGGCGGTCGCGCTCACGGCGGCGGCCGCGGCGACGCTCGAGACCGACGCGGCGGGACTGGCCGAGCTGATCGTGTCGGGCAAGGGCCGCAAGCAGCGCGGCGTCCTGCTCGACCCTCCGGCGCTCGCGGCGCTCGGGGACTACCTCGACCGGGGCCGGCCCGCCCTCGCGGCTCGGTCGGCCGAGCCATGCGGGGCGCTCTTCCTCAACCCCTCCGGCGGCCCGCTGACGGCCAGGGCGATCCAGCAACTGGTCGTGCGCTGCGCGCGCGCCGCGGGGATCGACAAGCCGGTGACGCCGCACGTCCTGCGGCACAGCTTCGCGACGCACCTGCTGGAGGGCGGGGCGGATCTGCGCGCCGTCCAGGAGCTCCTCGGCCACTCCTCGCTCTCCACGACCCAGATCTACACCCACGTCACCTCGGATCGCCTCAAGAGGGTCTACCGCGCCGCGCACCCCCGACCTTGA
- a CDS encoding thymidine kinase: MPGFYAPPFHSGWIEVVCGSMYCGKTEELIRRVRRAEIARQQVQAFKPIIDTRYYKEDISSHTGLRYRAVRAEGSAEICGLIDPDTQVVAVDEIQFFDAGILEVVRQLADSGRRVICAGLDMDFRGEPFAVMPRLLAMAELVEKLTAICVKCGAPATRSQRLIDGQPAKWDDPIVLVGSSDAYEPRCRVHHDVPAPPEQLALQYGPMPATAIVAEARTLAPAT; the protein is encoded by the coding sequence ATGCCAGGCTTCTATGCACCCCCGTTCCATTCCGGCTGGATCGAGGTCGTCTGCGGCAGCATGTACTGCGGCAAGACCGAGGAGCTGATCCGGCGGGTCCGGCGCGCCGAGATCGCGCGCCAGCAGGTCCAGGCGTTCAAGCCCATCATCGACACCCGGTACTACAAGGAGGACATTTCCTCGCACACGGGCTTGCGCTACCGGGCCGTCCGCGCCGAGGGCTCCGCGGAGATCTGCGGGCTGATCGACCCCGACACCCAGGTGGTGGCCGTCGACGAGATCCAGTTCTTCGACGCCGGCATCCTCGAGGTCGTGCGGCAGCTTGCCGACTCGGGCCGCCGGGTGATCTGCGCCGGGCTGGACATGGACTTCCGGGGCGAGCCGTTCGCCGTCATGCCCCGCCTCCTGGCCATGGCCGAACTCGTGGAGAAGCTCACGGCCATCTGCGTGAAATGCGGCGCGCCGGCCACGCGCAGCCAGCGGCTCATCGACGGGCAGCCCGCCAAGTGGGACGATCCGATCGTGCTGGTCGGCTCGTCGGACGCCTACGAGCCCCGGTGCCGCGTGCACCACGACGTGCCGGCCCCGCCGGAGCAACTCGCGCTCCAGTACGGTCCCATGCCGGCGACGGCCATCGTCGCGGAAGCGCGGACGCTCGCCCCCGCCACGTGA
- a CDS encoding AAA family ATPase, with the protein MDFARELALLIQSRHSLIYIPTVEEERIEATIQAIANSFNPPRPYWCWDLIEGYIGNHSGLKDYHQALEAIGAGRSDNQSIYVLRDFHRAWNDDLILRKLKNLKATLAKQKRTIIMLGARSEVPPELVDDIALLEVPLPSWNEVAAEVQHVVGSVPHALAPAEVESLVQAGRGLSVGRMRSALMRAVAAHGTLDGRAIEILLEAKRHALAVSGVADLPEDSVGIGDVGGLLAVKNYLTDRKAAFTAAARQFGIAPPRGIALLGPAGTGKTLMAKAMAGFWQVPLLVLPPGRGYGTDPEARVHQLAGVAEAMAPCVLLLDDVDVAFGAGGGLPDDGGSSRRAWSAIAGWLQHRAAPVMVVATARDASQAPLDLVRRNLVDELFQVTPPTTRERREILDLILKRVRPREWATFPSDLVAANTKGYTGADLRRLVDEAMLRAFSEGRDFTGDDLLMEAGRLARRDRDGFRWATIDSDEAPINGTRPQTPVHEART; encoded by the coding sequence GTGGATTTCGCCCGAGAACTGGCTCTGCTGATCCAGTCCCGCCATTCCCTGATCTACATTCCGACGGTCGAAGAGGAGCGCATCGAGGCGACCATCCAGGCCATCGCCAACAGCTTCAACCCGCCCCGCCCGTACTGGTGCTGGGACCTCATCGAGGGCTACATCGGCAACCATTCGGGCCTCAAGGACTACCACCAGGCGCTCGAGGCCATCGGCGCGGGCCGCAGCGACAACCAGTCCATCTATGTCCTGCGCGATTTCCACCGGGCCTGGAACGACGACCTGATCCTGCGCAAGCTCAAGAACCTCAAGGCGACGCTGGCCAAGCAGAAGCGCACGATCATCATGCTCGGGGCGCGCTCGGAAGTGCCGCCGGAACTGGTCGACGACATCGCCCTCCTGGAGGTGCCGCTGCCTAGCTGGAACGAGGTGGCCGCCGAGGTGCAGCACGTTGTCGGGAGCGTGCCGCATGCGCTCGCCCCGGCCGAGGTCGAGAGCCTGGTCCAGGCCGGCCGCGGGCTGTCGGTGGGCCGGATGCGCAGCGCGCTCATGCGCGCCGTCGCCGCGCACGGGACCCTGGACGGCAGGGCGATCGAGATTCTCCTGGAGGCGAAGCGCCACGCCCTGGCGGTCTCGGGCGTGGCCGACCTGCCCGAGGACTCGGTGGGCATCGGCGACGTGGGCGGCCTGCTCGCCGTCAAGAACTACCTGACCGACCGAAAGGCGGCATTCACGGCGGCCGCGCGGCAATTCGGGATCGCTCCGCCGCGCGGTATCGCGCTCCTCGGGCCGGCCGGTACCGGCAAGACCTTGATGGCCAAGGCCATGGCCGGCTTCTGGCAAGTCCCCCTGCTGGTGTTGCCCCCCGGCCGCGGCTACGGGACGGACCCGGAGGCACGGGTCCACCAGCTGGCAGGTGTCGCCGAGGCGATGGCCCCGTGCGTGCTGCTGCTCGACGACGTGGACGTGGCGTTCGGCGCCGGCGGGGGCCTGCCCGACGACGGCGGTTCGTCGCGGCGGGCGTGGTCGGCCATCGCCGGCTGGCTGCAACACCGGGCGGCGCCGGTGATGGTGGTCGCGACCGCGCGGGACGCCAGCCAGGCACCGCTCGACCTGGTGCGTCGCAACCTGGTCGACGAGCTGTTCCAGGTGACGCCGCCGACGACGCGCGAACGCCGCGAGATCCTCGACCTCATCCTCAAGCGGGTCCGCCCGCGGGAATGGGCTACCTTCCCCTCGGACCTCGTGGCCGCCAACACCAAGGGCTACACGGGGGCCGACCTGCGGCGCCTGGTCGACGAGGCCATGCTGCGGGCCTTCTCCGAGGGGCGGGATTTCACCGGCGACGATCTGCTGATGGAAGCCGGCCGCCTGGCGCGGCGGGACCGCGACGGCTTCCGCTGGGCGACCATCGACAGCGACGAGGCGCCGATCAACGGCACCCGTCCCCAGACTCCGGTTCACGAAGCCCGGACATAG
- a CDS encoding HEAT repeat domain-containing protein, whose product MSDPLPGSFAASKKPPEDIRQVLLDAILDDTDEEFTNRVSEVLKENQLPGASLFLPLVEHEEPVVRRRSVFLLSQIGGDEAIQAISARLYDESPVVQSSAVSSLGRLKAAAAVEALCGLFRNGADPSLCKAAAEALLKIGDPAAIPTLQEAAKTFPGVVVRSACDMAVRRLLSLQRAANAAG is encoded by the coding sequence ATGTCCGACCCGCTGCCCGGAAGCTTCGCCGCATCGAAGAAGCCGCCCGAGGACATCCGCCAGGTCCTGCTGGACGCCATTCTCGACGACACCGACGAGGAGTTCACCAATCGCGTCTCGGAGGTCCTCAAGGAGAACCAGTTGCCAGGCGCGAGCCTGTTCTTGCCGCTGGTCGAGCACGAGGAACCGGTCGTGCGGCGCCGCTCGGTCTTCCTTTTGTCGCAGATCGGGGGGGACGAGGCCATCCAGGCGATCTCGGCGCGGCTCTACGACGAGTCCCCGGTCGTCCAGTCCTCGGCCGTCTCGTCGCTCGGCCGCTTGAAGGCGGCCGCAGCCGTCGAGGCGCTTTGCGGCTTGTTTCGCAACGGCGCCGATCCCAGCCTGTGCAAGGCCGCGGCCGAGGCCCTCTTGAAGATAGGCGATCCGGCCGCCATCCCGACCCTGCAGGAAGCAGCCAAGACGTTTCCTGGCGTGGTCGTCCGCTCGGCCTGCGACATGGCGGTGCGCCGCCTGCTGAGCCTGCAGCGCGCCGCCAACGCCGCCGGCTGA
- a CDS encoding N-6 DNA methylase, translating to MPPVDGPALARDDRKRAGAWYTPADLARRIMARALDLASGPVRQVLDPFCGAGAILAAAGGRGLELVGVDRDPVAAAACRAAVPGARVVVGDALLAPEFGGVDWRDLAGESGACAAAAGGAGAFDVVASNPPWEVIERSRHAPHPGPDYADRLRRSGYRLLAPGGKLNLYRLALERGLSVLRPGGVLAFVVPAGFLRDTGSAPLRRHFLEAAQFEEVWELASGRDLFPSAHRDLPVCAVFVRRGGITRQIRLGGGLLSREALRRFSPDLHAIPALARPGDAELLESLSPRPPLRDQVPGLRKGDLNLATDRALFRAGPTPLALRTGKEISPAGARAAALGGSGAADRAAGPALAPPARGVAGYRGRDAQEAHVRLHSPRRDGPGGYPQLRRAAAGAGRSRLLARRPQQPCFRVASPDPVGSQSPGPDRGRSMRRAALGRGRSRVPGHRQGRRTPGRSPAGKALWPRRGAVRSRPGGLPQTAGGPQDGAPGARPGPPGQPRTDPFQVDLNARRAHSPQVAAYRSYVRPAGADASGSQVEMERV from the coding sequence TTGCCTCCGGTTGACGGGCCCGCCCTCGCCCGCGACGACCGCAAGCGGGCCGGCGCCTGGTACACGCCCGCCGACCTGGCGCGCCGGATCATGGCGCGCGCGCTGGACCTGGCCAGTGGGCCCGTCCGCCAGGTCCTCGACCCTTTCTGCGGGGCCGGCGCGATTCTCGCGGCAGCCGGCGGGCGGGGGCTGGAACTGGTCGGCGTCGACCGGGATCCCGTCGCGGCCGCGGCGTGCCGGGCGGCCGTCCCCGGGGCGCGAGTTGTGGTCGGGGACGCCCTGCTCGCCCCGGAGTTCGGCGGCGTGGACTGGCGGGACCTGGCCGGCGAGTCGGGCGCATGCGCCGCGGCCGCCGGGGGCGCCGGCGCATTCGACGTGGTCGCGAGCAACCCGCCGTGGGAGGTGATCGAGCGGAGCCGGCACGCCCCGCACCCGGGGCCCGACTACGCCGACCGGTTGCGCCGATCCGGTTATCGGCTCCTGGCGCCCGGCGGCAAGCTCAACCTCTACCGCCTGGCCCTCGAACGCGGCCTCTCGGTGCTCCGCCCCGGCGGCGTCCTGGCCTTCGTGGTGCCGGCGGGCTTCCTGCGCGATACGGGCAGCGCGCCGCTCCGGAGACACTTCCTGGAAGCCGCGCAATTCGAGGAGGTCTGGGAACTCGCCTCGGGGCGGGACCTCTTCCCTTCGGCCCACCGCGATCTGCCCGTCTGCGCGGTCTTCGTCCGCCGCGGAGGGATCACGCGGCAGATCCGGCTGGGAGGGGGCCTCCTGTCCCGCGAAGCGTTGCGCCGCTTCTCGCCCGACCTGCACGCCATTCCGGCACTTGCCCGGCCGGGAGATGCGGAGCTGCTCGAATCGCTGTCACCCCGGCCGCCGCTACGCGACCAGGTTCCGGGCCTCCGCAAGGGCGACCTCAACCTGGCGACCGACCGCGCGCTCTTCCGGGCCGGCCCCACGCCCCTCGCCCTGCGGACGGGCAAGGAAATCTCCCCGGCGGGCGCGCGGGCCGCTGCGCTGGGTGGATCCGGCGCCGCTGATCGCGCGGCCGGCCCAGCCCTGGCGCCACCCGCGCGTGGTGTGGCGGGATATCGCGGACGTGACGCTCAGGAAGCGCATGTGCGCCTGCATTCTCCCCGCCGGGACGGTCCTGGGGGATACCCTCAACTTCGTCGTGCCGCCGCAGGCGCCGGACGAAGCCGCCTACTGGCGCGCCGTCCTCAACAGCCATGCTTTCGAGTGGCTAGTCCGGATCCGGTCGGCTCACAATCACCTGGGCCTGACCGTGGTCGGAGCATGCGCCGCGCCGCCCTGGGACGCGGGCGATCCCGAGTGCCGGGCCATCGCCAGGGCCGACGTACCCCTGGCCGAAGCCCTGCTGGCAAGGCGCTATGGCCTCGACGCGGAGCGGTTCGAAGCCGTCCTGGCGGCCTTCCCCAAACAGCCGGAGGCCCTCAAGACGGCGCTCCTGGCGCGCGTCCGGGGCCTCCCGGCCAGCCTCGCACAGACCCGTTTCAGGTTGACCTGAATGCCAGACGCGCCCACAGCCCGCAGGTCGCAGCGTACCGATCGTACGTGAGACCTGCGGGCGCGGACGCAAGCGGCAGTCAGGTCGAGATGGAACGGGTCTGA
- the trmFO gene encoding methylenetetrahydrofolate--tRNA-(uracil(54)-C(5))-methyltransferase (FADH(2)-oxidizing) TrmFO, which yields MRAHVVGGGLAGSEAAWQLARAGVDVTLCEMRPAASTPAHRTDQLAELVCSNSLGSDTPGSAPALLKAEMRRFGSLVLEAAEAARVPAGSALAVDRDIFAANVTRRLAEHPRIAVVRAEIGELPDPAVVATGPLTSPGFAATLQREIGAAHLHFFDAAAPVVTRESLDEAKLFAASRYGKGDGVYLNAPLTRDEYEAFHAALCAAENTVLHLAEEQDVRFFEGCLPVEVLARRGHDTLRYGPMKPVGLRDPRTGHRPHAVVQLRQDNVAGDLFNLVGFQTQLKWGEQKRVFSLIPGLEQAEFVRLGVMHKNTYLAAPAFLAPTLAHRERPGWFFAGTLIGVEGYTEAAATGLLAGFNLARTLRGDAPLELPTTTMLGALARYVSTCEVKHFQPINSNWGIVDPLASRVRDKQERHRLQHERSLADLDRLLAGSGVLASG from the coding sequence GTGAGAGCACACGTCGTCGGCGGGGGCCTCGCGGGGAGCGAAGCGGCCTGGCAACTGGCGCGCGCCGGTGTGGACGTGACGCTTTGCGAGATGCGGCCGGCCGCCAGCACCCCGGCGCACCGGACCGACCAACTGGCCGAACTGGTCTGCTCCAACTCGCTCGGCTCGGACACGCCCGGCTCGGCCCCGGCGTTGCTCAAGGCCGAGATGCGGCGCTTCGGCTCGCTGGTGCTGGAAGCGGCCGAGGCGGCGCGGGTGCCTGCCGGGTCGGCCCTCGCCGTGGATCGCGACATCTTCGCCGCCAACGTCACCCGGCGCCTGGCCGAGCACCCGCGCATCGCGGTCGTCCGCGCCGAGATCGGCGAACTCCCCGATCCGGCGGTCGTCGCGACCGGCCCGCTGACCTCACCGGGGTTCGCCGCCACGCTGCAACGCGAGATAGGCGCCGCGCACCTTCACTTCTTCGACGCCGCCGCGCCCGTCGTGACGCGGGAATCGCTCGACGAGGCGAAGCTCTTCGCGGCGTCCCGGTATGGCAAGGGCGACGGCGTGTACCTCAACGCGCCGCTGACGCGCGACGAGTACGAGGCCTTCCACGCGGCGCTGTGCGCGGCCGAGAACACGGTGCTGCACCTGGCCGAGGAACAGGACGTGCGCTTCTTCGAGGGCTGCCTGCCGGTCGAAGTGCTGGCCCGCCGCGGCCACGACACCTTGCGGTACGGGCCCATGAAGCCGGTCGGGCTGCGCGATCCCCGGACGGGACACCGGCCGCACGCGGTTGTGCAGTTGCGGCAGGACAACGTCGCCGGCGACCTGTTCAACCTCGTGGGATTCCAGACCCAGCTCAAGTGGGGGGAGCAGAAGCGGGTGTTCTCGCTGATCCCGGGCCTCGAGCAAGCCGAGTTCGTGCGTCTGGGGGTCATGCACAAGAACACGTACCTGGCCGCGCCGGCATTCCTGGCCCCCACGCTTGCGCACCGGGAGCGACCCGGCTGGTTCTTCGCCGGCACTTTGATCGGCGTGGAGGGTTACACCGAGGCCGCCGCCACCGGCCTGCTCGCCGGATTCAATCTGGCGCGGACGCTGCGCGGGGATGCTCCGCTGGAACTGCCTACCACGACGATGCTGGGCGCCCTGGCGCGCTACGTGTCCACCTGCGAGGTCAAGCACTTCCAGCCCATCAATAGCAACTGGGGCATCGTGGATCCTCTTGCGTCTCGCGTCCGCGACAAGCAGGAGCGGCACCGGCTCCAGCACGAGCGCTCCCTGGCCGACCTCGATCGCCTCCTGGCGGGCTCCGGCGTACTTGCCTCCGGTTGA
- the topA gene encoding type I DNA topoisomerase — protein MAKNLVIVESPAKAKTIGKILGKDFTVKASAGHVRDLPKKGLGVDVKKRFAPQYVVLEEKEKVVKDLQDAAEDAKEIYLAPDPDREGEAIAWHLSTLLAAAKKPVRRIEFNEITKDAILRAVKNPRDIDMQRVNAQQARRVLDRLVGYKISPLLWQKVKRGLSAGRVQSVAVRLICDREKEIQAFVAQEYWTISAELLKEKFAFVADLAKWQGKKPEITGEQEAMRIKDALAKATYKVAKLQTRESKRRPSAPFTTSSLQQECSRRFGFTVKRTMALAQQLYEGMEIGEEGAVGLITYMRTDSVRVAAEAQEEAEKFIVARFGKEYKPEERRVYASKKGAQEAHEAIRPTSILRTPDQLKKQLTPDQAKLYKVVWERFCASQMADARLSVTSVEIAAAEGVFRASDTLVVFPGYQAAYQETAEEDAAEEEKQVKLPPLKEGEVLGLKQLLPKQHFTQAPPRFTEATLVRTLEELGIGRPSTYAPTIATVQERGYVERDAKALKPTDLGLAVNDQLVSHFPDIVDVAFTSRMEQNLDDIEDGGQQWEVLIEGFYGPFQQTLKKAEQEMQAIALPSGESCVNCGKQMMIRSGRFGDYLACEDYPTCKTTKPIVKKLDMKCKKDSCEGEIVIKRTRTGKTFYGCNKYPECNWTSWDEPTMHLCQKCNTYMVKKFSRAKGRPFLLCSNQECKHIQNMPSQKKAKEGEEPAEELAEA, from the coding sequence ATGGCCAAAAACCTGGTTATCGTCGAGTCTCCAGCCAAAGCCAAGACCATCGGGAAGATCCTGGGCAAGGACTTCACGGTGAAGGCCTCGGCCGGGCACGTCCGCGACCTGCCCAAGAAGGGCCTCGGGGTTGACGTGAAAAAGCGCTTCGCCCCGCAGTACGTCGTGCTCGAGGAGAAGGAGAAGGTCGTCAAGGACCTCCAGGATGCGGCCGAGGACGCCAAGGAGATTTACCTGGCGCCCGACCCCGACCGCGAGGGCGAGGCCATCGCGTGGCATCTGTCGACCTTGCTCGCAGCCGCCAAGAAGCCCGTGCGGCGCATCGAGTTCAACGAGATCACCAAGGACGCCATCCTGCGGGCGGTGAAAAACCCGCGGGACATCGACATGCAGCGCGTCAACGCCCAGCAGGCCCGCCGGGTGCTCGATCGCCTGGTCGGCTACAAGATCTCCCCCCTGCTCTGGCAGAAGGTCAAGCGCGGCCTCTCGGCCGGGCGGGTGCAGAGCGTCGCCGTGCGCCTGATCTGCGACCGCGAGAAGGAGATTCAGGCGTTCGTCGCGCAGGAGTACTGGACCATCTCGGCCGAACTCCTGAAGGAAAAGTTCGCCTTCGTCGCCGACCTGGCCAAGTGGCAGGGAAAGAAGCCCGAGATCACCGGCGAGCAGGAGGCCATGCGCATCAAGGACGCGCTGGCCAAGGCCACCTACAAGGTGGCCAAGCTCCAGACCCGCGAGTCCAAGCGCCGGCCGTCCGCGCCGTTCACCACCTCCTCGCTGCAGCAGGAGTGCTCGCGTCGCTTCGGCTTCACGGTCAAGCGCACGATGGCCCTGGCGCAGCAACTCTACGAAGGCATGGAAATCGGCGAGGAGGGCGCGGTAGGCCTCATCACCTACATGCGTACCGACTCGGTGCGCGTCGCCGCCGAAGCCCAGGAAGAGGCCGAGAAGTTCATCGTGGCGCGCTTCGGCAAGGAGTACAAGCCCGAGGAGCGCCGGGTCTACGCGAGCAAGAAGGGGGCGCAGGAAGCGCACGAGGCGATCCGCCCGACTTCGATCCTCCGCACGCCCGACCAGCTCAAGAAACAACTCACGCCCGATCAGGCCAAGCTCTACAAGGTCGTCTGGGAGCGCTTCTGCGCCTCGCAGATGGCGGACGCCCGCCTCTCCGTCACGTCGGTCGAGATCGCGGCGGCCGAAGGCGTCTTCCGCGCCTCGGACACGCTCGTCGTCTTCCCGGGCTACCAGGCCGCCTACCAGGAGACGGCCGAGGAAGACGCCGCCGAGGAGGAAAAGCAGGTCAAGCTGCCGCCCCTCAAGGAGGGCGAGGTTCTCGGCCTCAAGCAACTGCTTCCCAAGCAGCATTTCACGCAGGCGCCGCCCCGCTTCACCGAGGCCACGCTGGTGCGCACGCTCGAAGAACTGGGGATCGGCCGGCCGTCGACCTACGCCCCGACGATCGCCACCGTTCAGGAGCGAGGCTACGTCGAGCGCGACGCGAAGGCGCTCAAGCCCACGGATCTGGGCCTGGCGGTCAACGATCAGCTGGTCAGCCACTTCCCGGACATCGTGGACGTCGCCTTCACCAGCCGCATGGAGCAAAACCTCGACGACATCGAGGATGGCGGGCAGCAGTGGGAGGTGCTCATCGAGGGCTTCTACGGCCCCTTCCAGCAGACGCTCAAGAAGGCCGAGCAGGAGATGCAGGCCATCGCCCTGCCCTCGGGCGAGTCCTGCGTCAACTGCGGCAAGCAGATGATGATCCGCTCGGGCCGCTTCGGCGACTACCTGGCCTGCGAGGACTACCCCACCTGCAAGACGACCAAGCCCATCGTCAAGAAGCTCGACATGAAGTGCAAGAAGGACTCCTGCGAGGGCGAAATCGTCATCAAGCGCACGCGTACCGGCAAGACGTTCTACGGCTGCAACAAGTACCCGGAATGCAACTGGACGTCCTGGGACGAGCCCACCATGCACCTGTGCCAGAAGTGCAACACGTACATGGTCAAGAAGTTCTCCCGCGCCAAGGGCCGGCCCTTCCTGCTTTGCTCCAACCAGGAGTGCAAGCACATCCAGAACATGCCTTCGCAAAAGAAGGCCAAGGAGGGCGAGGAGCCGGCTGAGGAACTGGCCGAGGCCTGA